A window of the Vigna angularis cultivar LongXiaoDou No.4 chromosome 3, ASM1680809v1, whole genome shotgun sequence genome harbors these coding sequences:
- the LOC128195857 gene encoding uncharacterized protein LOC128195857: MKLEINIPFSEALQQVPSYANFFKELLTKKRKYIEEETIEVQGNCSAIIQKLLPPKFKDPGSFIIPCTIGKLAVVRALIDLGANINLMSFSMFKKIEGLELKPTRMTLQLTDRSLKYLYGVVEDVLVKVDKFLFPVDFVIMEMEEDIDVPLILGRPFIKTARVLIDVENDKLKVRVQDEEVNFDVFEAISHSKYDKACFYLDALDEVCMIQEKMLRCSSPLEKTLIDACEDLNEEEEEYINECLTDLDGLKEIPFHEAKIEEINTKEKVNENKLELKMLPPHLKYVFLEEGGNKPVIISNSLSSKEEENLVEVLRVNKGAIGWSISDLKGISPTYCMRKIFMEDEYKPVAQHKED, from the coding sequence ATGAAACTGGAGATCAACATACCTTTCTCTGAGGCACTGCAGCAAGTGCCTTCATATGCTAATTTTTTTAAGGAACTTCTCACGAAAAAGAGGAAATACATTGAAGAGGAAACTATTGAAGTGCAAGGGAATTGCAGTGCTATCATACAAAAACTCTTACCtcctaagtttaaagatccaggaagcttcatcATTCCATGTACTATAGGGAAGTTAGCTGTTGTAAGGGccttgattgatttgggagccaACATCAACTTAATGTCGTTCTCTATGTTTAAAAAGATTGAAGGTTTGGAACTCAAGCCTACTCGGATGACTCTCCAATTAACGGATAGATCTCTTAAATACCTTTATGGGGTGGTTGAAGATGTGCTTGTTAAAGTGGACAAATTCTTATTTCCTGTGGATTTTGTCatcatggagatggaggaggatATTGATgtgcctctcattcttgggagacccTTTATAAAAACGGCtcgagttttaattgatgtggagaatgacAAACTCAAGGTGAGGgtacaagatgaagaagtgaattttgaCGTGTTTGAAGCCATATCTCATTCAAAATATGATAAGGCATGTTTTTATCTTGACGCACTAGATGAAGTATGTATGATTCAAGAGAAGATGTTACGTTGTTCTTCACCTTTAGAGAAAACgctcattgatgcatgtgaagatttgaatgaggaagaagaggaataTATTAATGAGTGCTTGACTGACTTGGATGGATTAAAAGAAATCCCTTTTCATGAGGCGAAAATTGAAGAGATCAATACCAAGGAAAAAGTCAACGAAAATAAACTGGAATTGAAGATGTTACCTCCacatttaaagtatgttttcttAGAAGAAGGTGGGAATAAACCGGTCATCATCAGTAATTCTTTATcctccaaagaagaagaaaatttggtggaAGTACTAAGAGTCAACAAAGGAGCTATTGGATGGTCAATTTCGGATCTCAAAGGCATaagcccaacttattgcatgcgcAAAATATTCATGGAAGATGAGTATAAACCAGTTGCCCAACACAAAGAAGACTGA